The nucleotide window CTGTACTTTATGGTAGTCCAGTGTGTCCTGGTACACGTGCAGTGTACTGTGTGATCACAGTGGGAGACATCCAGCTGTCCAGACTGCTGTTCCCAGCTCAGTCTGCTCCCACACAAAGCAGGAAACCACATACCTGACCCTGTCTTCCTTCACTTCTTTATTTATCTCTTTCATCCTTTTTATTCTGCTGTTTTTTCCTACCGTTTCCCTCTAACTCTGGCCTGTGTTTTGTTTGACTCCTGTGTAGAGAAACTCTGCCGTCAGCTTCACGGGCTGTGTGAAGAGCCTTCAGCTGGACGGCCAGCGGCTGTCCTCCGTGTCCCAGACCTTCGCTGTCACGCCCTGCTTCGAGGGGACATCAGAGGAGGGGACGTACTTCTCTGCGGAGGGGGGATATGTCGTCCTGGGTAACAGACCTCTCACTACCCCTGCATGATTTAGTTGTATTGTTGCTGATATTGTTGTATTGTTTGGATGCGATTGGGTGCAAATGCATAATTTCTTCTGTGAGTTTCGTCAGAGTTCACTTTGAATCGAAGCTTCGCCTGACTGGTATACACTATAGTTATATAGTGATAGATACGTTATAGTAAATTAAATATGATAGTTCTAACCCTTTATTTCATCTTTCTCTGAATATGTTATACACAGTGCATTCTGGCAGCTCCAAAGCACTGTTTGGAAACAATGTTATTGGGAACTGTTATAGAGCGTGACATGCTTGGTTTCCTCAGATAAACGTCCCTGTGGAACGTCCCTGTGGTAGTTTagatgacgggggggggggggggggggtcggactCCAGCCAGGATAGGGAACACGATCTCCCCCGAGCAGCTGTGGTACACGAGGATTGGTGGAGAGCGAATGCGAGGAGGGAGATAGCTGAAGGCGCAAGGTCTCGGGAGCTGAGCTGCAGCTGTTGAATGAGCGCCGAGCAATTTCACACCCTACCGTGGTCGGCTAGGTTTCACACGTGTACATATTTCAGCGAACCGAAGAGCAGAGGTGATACTCCAGGTTAGAGTAGTTGCCGTTGAGTTTCGAAACCACAGGAGGGCAAGTTGACCTTTTgaactcttttttttctctcccctctccttcagaTGACACGTTCAACCTCGGACTGAAGTTTgagctggtggtggaggtgcGCCCCCGTGTGGCGTCTGGGGTGCTACTGCATGTGTACACAGCCGTGGAGGAATACCTCACCATGTACATCCACAGAGGAACGGTACGCCAGCCAAGCCACCGACACGTCATGCATGTCTACTCAAGTGGGGGTTTAATCtcttctctgattggttgtcctcGTGGTCAATGCTTCCTGTTTCCAGGTGGTAGTGCTGGTGAACAATGGAGTGAGAGAGTTCTTCACTCAGGTGTCTCCCAGTCAGGGTCTGTGTGATGGCGTCTGGCACAGGATAACAGGTGATCAAACCATCCTCCGCCCTCTGGCTCTCCCAGGGGAGAGGGTCAGACTGATGGATGATCCTTCATCTGTTCTCAATGATCAATCTCATGTTGGGATctttgtcacttcctgttttgcctGTTCTTTAATGGTTCTGTGTTAACCCGTCTGTGCTGTTTTGGGGCCACAGTGATCCGAGATGCCAATGTTGTCCAGCTGGATGTGGACTCGGAGGTCAACCATGTCGTGGGACCTCTGAACCCTGGCGCCATGGATACCAGGACCCCTGTGTTCATTGGTGGAGCTCCAGGTCAGTGAATGGGTCCAAGAATTTCAAGAACTCGTACCCACAATTTTGTGGTTTGGCCTTTTGCTGCGCATTGCTAATGCCACGCATTccatccatcacacatcacCATTTTTACTGCTGGTTATCACCTGTAGgacagtaaaacaaaaacaaaaggtaAAAACTCAACCTTTTTTGGGGTTGTAAACCACTGACTTTGTAACTATAAACATGTAAAAAATAAGCACACGCGAAATAGCAAATAGGAATGTTTGATTTAGCGGTTTGGTTTccctctttccagaatctctccTCCCAGAAGGCATTGCTACCAACAAGACCTTCACAGGCTGCATGAGGAACCTGGTGATCAACAACAGTGAAGTGAGCTTCACCAAAGCTGCCCTGGTCAGTGGAGCGGTCAGCGTGGGGTCCTGCCCAGCAGCCTAGCAGCTCCGACGGACCTGGGAATACCAACACCACCCAACCTCCACCCAAACAGAAGTGACCAAATACTCAATAGCACGTTCTTGCCACTGCAATAAAGCATAAGCATTAAAATACTTGTTCCTTTTTAACCTTTTCGTCCTTGTGTCCAGTGACAGTTTATTTTTTAGATTGACCCACCAGGACCCATATAACCGACACTCCTATAGAAATTTGATTCACGTAAAAGACTGTCCATACATAAATCTCATATCAGTTTTTGAAAATTATATTTTATGTTTTTGGCGAATCACTACATTACAGTTTTAGTTTATGATTAAGAGTTAAATCTATAGGTTGCCAAAGGGCTACATTTTCTTTTATTAACAGTCAtaaatcacacagacacagaagggAGGTGGGTCTCTAACACCAGTGATGAGGCCACATGCAGACAAGAATACTCTGTTCTACTTCAACCCTTGTATTATCTCAAGGGCACATCTGTAACAAATTGTCTTTCTCACTCCTGCAGTCAAcgttttttatatataaaatattctGCTTAATAAAGATGATCTATATAATTCATTTACTTGACCACATTtctgtgcacacacatgaacaaatgCTGTGGATGTTTTCAAGCAGTAAGTTCATGCACTACCAATACAACATAGCAACATCACACATAGCAACTGGATTCGGTGTAAATCCAATGCCTTTATCATGGCTGTCAAGGATTTCATGTACATTATATTCCTCATAATCAGTCGCGGTGTAAAATGCAATACCAATACTGCCCTCTTGGGCAAAATGCGATTATTGTCTCTAATGTCAGATACTGTAGtccagagccatataaaaagaaTGTTACATGTCTATGTAACATTTATGTTTTAGAACGTTTATATGGCTTTGCTGGATGGCGCGTGTTCTGCGCGCGCGCGTTAGTACGTTTCCATGGCAAAACGTAATCAGAGTACGGTGACGCTTCAGCCATGGCGCGGGATCTCAAACTTTACTGTGTGCTGTTTCTAGCTACAAACTAACGACTAACTTTAGTTTCTAAAAGTTACCGTCAGTGTTGGTTTGCAACAATGACGCAGTCAGTGGTTGTTCAAGGTGAGTGCTTCGCCATGCAACTGAACTGAACAGATACAGTACGTTCCGTAGGCTAGTGAACGATCGTGCTACTTCCTTGTTTGGCTCCAGGCATGAGTTAACGTTAGActattgttttctgtttttgctGATAAATCAATGCACAGTTGTATCCCAAAATTATATTCATTCTAAGACACATTTGCAAGCGGCATACGTTCCCATAATTCAGAACTTTTCTCATTTATAACATTTTCAGTTGGCCAGTGCGGTAACCAAGTAGGCTGCAGGTTTTGGGATCTTGCACTGAGGGAGCATTCCCATGTCAATAAAGTAAGTATAACATGATAGTGTCTGACATTACATTAATGAAGTTGGCCAGTGACAGCTGGAGGTGTATATGCCCTCAGTAAATGGTAATGTGTGGAAGCGAGTCCGTCTTACCAGACGACATGTTTATCACCTCATCAAACGCCTCTCTAACATCGCTCAAATGTTTTCTCGGATTTAGAAAGGAATATACGATGAAGCTCTGAGCAGCTTTTTTCGGAATGTTGATTCACGGTAAGTCCGTCACGCCCTAATACAGTACATCATGGTGGTGAAACTTGGCTGCTTCGGGTCCCAAATTGAGTCATTTCTCAGATATCGACGGTTTCCTTTCTGTTTTTCTAGGAGGAGTGAAAGCGGAGCCCGTGACACCACTGGCGGGAGGATCCAGTCATTGAAAGCCCGGGTAAATAATAAATACTTGGCTGTGTGAATAATTctgcttgttactgtgtgtctgtgtttgtgcgtgtaagGATGTGTCGGTTCACTGACATGGCCTCCCTTCTCCACAGGCCGTCCTGGTGGAcatggaggagggtgtggtgaACGAGCTGCTCCAGGGGCCCTTGAGGGAGGTGTTCGACACCACCCAGCTCATCACCGACGTATCTGGCTCTGGCAACAACTGGTGAGAGACTGCCCGCCCGTAGGGCGTCTCGAGAGCCAATTATGAAACTATGTGTTTGATTATTTCATGTCtcagaacttttttttttttttcacgttACCCACGGGGCTGTGAAAGGTTGTCTGTGAGTGCGGCATGTTTAAGATAAATCCCTAATATGTGTCTGTGCTCGTGGTGTAACTGACCTCTCCAGGGCTGTGGGACACATGAAGTACGGGACAGCGTACAGGGAGCAGATCGTGGAGCAGCTGAGGAAGGCAGCAGAGCATTGTGACTGTCTTCAGTGCTTCTTCCTCATTCACTCCATGGGCGGAGGTGAGGATCCGTTCCACACCCTGccacaggagtcagatggctgagcggtgagggagtcgggctagtaatctgaaggttgccagttcaattcccagccgtgcaaaaatgacgtgtccttgggcaaggcacttcaccctacttgcctcggggggaatgtccctgtacttactgtaagtcgctctggataagagcgtctgctaaatgtaaaatgtaaatgtaacagggGAGAGTCGCGCTGGACGCAAGTTTGCTTCCTCACGGGTCTTTCCCCTCACTCGTACTTGTACAGGGTCCTCTGACTCGTGAGGGTGACTCCTTGGCAGCTACGCCAGAGAAAAGCTAGCTTTCATAGACACACAAGCTAGCTTTTCGCTGGGCTGTATAttcatacctgaggagtgagtttaaaaAATCCACATCGGTTACACTCACCTGGTTCCCTCACGCTTCACATTTCAGTTACCGTTCAGACTCCTGTCGGATCAGACGTTAGGCCTtcctgttctgtcctgagagTCTGGCTTCCTGGAAGCGTGGTGTTGACGTGGGTGATGGTTCCACAGGGACGGGCTCGGGCTTGGGCACGCGTGTGCTGAACCTCCTGGAGGAGGAGTTCCCCGAGGTGTGTCGCATCGTCACCTCGGTGTACCCCTCCGCTGAGGATGATGTCATCACTTCCCCCTACAACAGCGTCCTGGCCATGCAGGAGCTGACCGAGCACGCAGACTGCGTCTTGCCTGTGGAGAATCAGGTGCGGGTTTCAgtcagagagcgagggaggcgtgcgcagtgtgcgaattatataatgacaatcgggggggttcaacttcttctccagggcgtaaaaGGAACCCAGTACAGCGCAGACGTGTATTTTggagtcagaccccccacaAACCTTAACGTAATTTGCACACTGGGCGTGCGCttgcctctgtgtctctgtagtTGCAGTCGTTATGGCATTGTCGCCCGGCCTTCTAGTCATTCACTCTAAGAATAACAGGATTTACAACCTGTCAAGGACGTTAAAATGgattctctccctctgactctcatCTGAATGTCTGTTattttccttcccccccccccccccccgcagtcaTTGGTGGACATTGTTAACAAGATCAAGCACATGAGCCACAGAGCCAGGTCAGGTTCTTTGATAAAGAAAGACTGCACTCTCATCTCTGGCCAGGGGGGTGTCAGTGGGGCGGAAAAGCCCTTTGATGCCATGAACAACATCGTGGCTAACCTGCTCCTCAACATCACCAGGTACGAGAGACAGCGTCCATCTGTGGCCCTGGATTGATGTTAATCTGTTTGGTGGCAGAACTTatctctgtcctgtcctctccttcctttcctttgagtgtgtgtgaaaaaaaaatattttaccttttacacaaatatctgtactttctactccttacattttcaagccaggctcgTTGCTTTAGTTTTAACACACCCAGCCGTAGTCGGGGAACATGTTCTCTATGTTCCAGGGCTGTTTGCCCTCCCACTGTGTGATTCCTAACGTGTTCTCTATGTTCCAGGGCTGTTTGCCCTCCCACTGTGTGATTCCTAACGTGTTCTCTATGTTCCAGGGCTGTTTGCCCTCCCACTGTGTGATTCCTAGCGGCGTCTGTGTGTCTTACCTCTTGTAGCTCAGCTCGTTTTGAGGGATCCCTCAACATGGATCTGAATGAGATAGCCATGAACCTGGTTCCCTTCCCTCGTCTGCACTACCTGgtgcccagcctcacccccctgtACACCCTGTCTGATGTCAACATCCCCACCAGAAGGTCTGTTCTGCCTgtctggcctgtctgtctgcctgtctgcctgcctgtctgtctgtctgacctgcatgtctgtctgtctgtctgacctgcatgtctgtctgacctgcatgtctgtctgtctgacctgcatgtctgtctgtctgacctgcctacctgtctatctgcctgtgtctgtctgacctgcatgtctgtctgtctggcctgcTGGCTTTGTTTGCTCTGCTTTCTTGGTGTTctccatgcctgtctgtctgtgtgtcccctAATGCTATGTTTTGACACTGTATTTGGTTGGACTTTTGTGGAACTTGGGGGTGGAATACGGAATGTTCAgagaccctccacctccctctctacgtCCTTTGTTGACTGCAGTTAACATC belongs to Osmerus eperlanus chromosome 8, fOsmEpe2.1, whole genome shotgun sequence and includes:
- the tube1 gene encoding tubulin epsilon chain isoform X3; protein product: MTQSVVVQVGQCGNQVGCRFWDLALREHSHVNKKGIYDEALSSFFRNVDSRRSESGARDTTGGRIQSLKARAVLVDMEEGVVNELLQGPLREVFDTTQLITDVSGSGNNWAVGHMKYGTAYREQIVEQLRKAAEHCDCLQCFFLIHSMGGGTGSGLGTRVLNLLEEEFPEVCRIVTSVYPSAEDDVITSPYNSVLAMQELTEHADCVLPVENQSLVDIVNKIKHMSHRARSGSLIKKDCTLISGQGGVSGAEKPFDAMNNIVANLLLNITSSARFEGSLNMDLNEIAMNLVPFPRLHYLVPSLTPLYTLSDVNIPTRRLDQMFTDAFSKDHQLLQADPRHSLYLACALLVRGDVQVSDLRRNIERLRPTLSRSLSCVPD
- the tube1 gene encoding tubulin epsilon chain isoform X1 — translated: MTQSVVVQVGQCGNQVGCRFWDLALREHSHVNKKGIYDEALSSFFRNVDSRRSESGARDTTGGRIQSLKARAVLVDMEEGVVNELLQGPLREVFDTTQLITDVSGSGNNWAVGHMKYGTAYREQIVEQLRKAAEHCDCLQCFFLIHSMGGGTGSGLGTRVLNLLEEEFPEVCRIVTSVYPSAEDDVITSPYNSVLAMQELTEHADCVLPVENQSLVDIVNKIKHMSHRARSGSLIKKDCTLISGQGGVSGAEKPFDAMNNIVANLLLNITSSARFEGSLNMDLNEIAMNLVPFPRLHYLVPSLTPLYTLSDVNIPTRRLDQMFTDAFSKDHQLLQADPRHSLYLACALLVRGDVQVSDLRRNIERLRPTLPFVSWNQEGWKTGLCSVPPVGHSHSLLALANNTCVKLTFVELRERFTKLYRKKAHLHHYLQVDGVEQGCFTEAVASLSSLIEEYCQLDATKGNLTPDTPRLKMAS